In Gimesia benthica, a single window of DNA contains:
- a CDS encoding DUF1501 domain-containing protein — protein MSAKSRNQRCAGPMKRRTFLEIGGAGMLGLGMTDLLRQQALASSAGNATDDTAVIFVWLPGGPPHMETYDMKPGAPVEYRGEYSPIHTNVPGLDVCQMLPQHAKIADKFTLIRSIHHEFADHGGGHKRLMTGRIPATPVGTINDAPAVNTIVKKMLEQPGNEMPVCVTEVDSSRASIDTFAMGPAYLGPSSTPFMVAGNPSDPDFKVQNIGVKSAMETRLDDRIAMLKGIDNFRRDVDKSGSMEAMDSFNRQAIDMLTSEKVRRAFDLSQEPKEVRDRYGWNAYGQRAVLGRRLVESGVRFVTMVWEHPFPGSKTPKTAAYNWDSHAVNAHLFKDCEWRLPPYDQAVSALIEDLYQRGLDRRVLLVVTGEFGRTPKLSVQRGTQTGVMQPGRDHWPKAMSVLVSGGGMQTGQVIGATNPKGEYPVERRLTPNDLWATVYRHLGIDHEHILHDLQGRPVPILPFGKPIRELQPVSA, from the coding sequence ATGAGTGCCAAATCCAGAAATCAGCGTTGTGCAGGACCGATGAAACGTCGCACCTTCCTGGAAATCGGTGGGGCAGGTATGCTTGGTCTGGGTATGACGGATTTGCTCCGTCAGCAGGCGCTTGCCAGTTCTGCAGGAAACGCAACTGATGATACGGCCGTGATTTTCGTCTGGTTGCCGGGTGGCCCCCCTCATATGGAAACATATGACATGAAGCCGGGGGCACCAGTCGAGTACCGTGGGGAATATTCACCAATTCATACCAATGTTCCCGGTCTCGACGTCTGCCAGATGCTGCCACAGCATGCGAAAATTGCAGACAAGTTTACGTTGATCCGCTCGATTCATCATGAGTTTGCCGATCATGGTGGCGGTCATAAACGTCTCATGACCGGCCGAATTCCCGCAACTCCAGTGGGAACTATTAATGACGCCCCAGCTGTAAATACAATTGTGAAGAAAATGCTGGAGCAACCGGGGAATGAAATGCCGGTCTGTGTGACTGAGGTTGACTCTTCCCGTGCGTCCATTGATACCTTTGCCATGGGGCCCGCTTATCTGGGACCATCATCAACTCCATTTATGGTAGCCGGCAACCCCAGCGATCCCGATTTCAAAGTACAGAATATCGGCGTGAAATCAGCGATGGAAACGCGTCTCGATGACCGAATTGCCATGCTGAAGGGGATCGATAATTTCCGTCGTGATGTAGACAAAAGTGGTTCGATGGAAGCCATGGACAGTTTTAACCGTCAGGCCATCGACATGTTGACCAGTGAAAAAGTCCGTCGGGCTTTTGACCTTTCACAGGAACCCAAGGAGGTCCGTGATCGATATGGCTGGAATGCGTACGGTCAACGGGCTGTCTTAGGTCGGCGTCTGGTCGAGTCAGGCGTCAGGTTTGTCACGATGGTCTGGGAACATCCTTTCCCGGGGAGTAAGACTCCCAAGACGGCAGCATATAACTGGGACTCCCATGCTGTGAATGCACATCTCTTCAAGGACTGCGAATGGCGACTGCCTCCTTATGACCAGGCCGTTTCTGCTCTGATCGAAGACCTCTATCAACGGGGACTCGACCGACGAGTTCTGCTGGTAGTGACGGGCGAGTTTGGTCGGACTCCAAAGCTTTCAGTTCAGCGGGGAACTCAGACTGGTGTCATGCAACCCGGTCGAGATCACTGGCCAAAAGCGATGTCAGTACTGGTTTCCGGAGGTGGGATGCAGACCGGTCAGGTGATCGGCGCAACCAACCCGAAAGGGGAATATCCGGTGGAACGCCGACTGACTCCGAACGATCTCTGGGCCACCGTTTATCGGCACCTGGGTATCGATCATGAGCATATCCTGCACGATTTGCAGGGCCGTCCAGTCCCAATTCTGCCCTTCGGAAAGCCGATACGCGAACTGCAGCCAGTCTCTGCCTGA